A portion of the Streptomyces sp. NBC_00376 genome contains these proteins:
- a CDS encoding ATP-dependent Clp protease ATP-binding subunit, with amino-acid sequence MTMSSFGSFGGPDPFNELLNRFFGMSPASSPPQVQRVPIGRLLTESARELIGRATTRATEDGSRDLDTEHLLWAATQVDPARTLLEQAGANPDELAKRIAEVLPGESATPSAEPSLTPSAKRVLLQAYERSQAAGVSYIGPEHILGALLDTQDSGAARLLGSYGTDTGRLRREAESAARADGTPTGGTSDTPTLDQYGRDLTEEAKAGKLDPVVGRAEEIEQTVEVLSRRSKNNPVLIGEPGVGKTAIVEGIAQRIVAGDVPRTLKDKRVIALDLSGLVAGSQYRGQFEERLKNVIEEVSAAADSMILFIDELHTVVGAGASGEGAMDAGNMLKPALARGELHVVGATTIDEYRKHIEKDAALERRFQPVMVPEPTVEETIQILEGLRDSYEAHHQVRFADEALVAAAELSDRYISDRFLPDKAIDLMDQAGARVRLRSLGRSTEVVSREDRLAKLKREKDEAVASEDFEKASGLKTQVAETEAELAGIEERREGVMDVTTADIADVVSRRTGIPVTQLTASEKEKLLKLEDALHSRVVGQDEAVTAIAQAVRRNRAGMGDPDRPVGSFLFLGPTGVGKTELAKALAELLFGDEHRMVRFDMSEFQEKHTVSRLVGAPPGYVGHEEAGQLTEKVRRQPYSVLLFDEVEKAHPDVFNTLLQVLDDGRLTDAQGRTVDFRHTVVIMTSNIGAQRILAHKGDVSEIRDDLMGDLRGHFPPEFLNRVDETIIFHGLDKDDLGLIVDLMLDGSKRRVRAQGMELEITEAAKKLLVAHGHQPEFGARPLRRTIQTELDNRIASLLLSDEAEPGDTVVADVKDNALVCSIRRPEPGAEAGADTKSGAGSATEATEAE; translated from the coding sequence ATGACCATGTCCTCCTTCGGCTCCTTCGGCGGCCCGGACCCGTTCAACGAACTGCTCAACCGGTTCTTCGGGATGTCCCCGGCGTCCTCGCCGCCACAGGTGCAGCGGGTTCCCATCGGGCGGCTGCTGACCGAATCGGCGCGCGAGCTCATAGGCCGGGCGACCACACGCGCGACCGAGGACGGCAGCCGGGACCTGGACACGGAGCATCTGCTGTGGGCGGCCACCCAGGTGGACCCGGCACGCACCCTGCTCGAACAGGCCGGGGCCAACCCCGACGAGCTGGCCAAACGGATCGCGGAAGTCCTGCCGGGGGAGAGCGCAACGCCGTCCGCCGAGCCGAGCCTGACGCCCTCCGCCAAGCGCGTACTGCTGCAGGCCTACGAGCGTTCACAGGCAGCCGGCGTCTCCTACATCGGACCCGAGCACATCCTCGGCGCGCTGCTGGACACACAGGATTCCGGCGCGGCCAGACTGCTCGGCTCCTACGGCACGGACACCGGCAGACTGCGGCGCGAGGCGGAGAGCGCGGCACGGGCCGACGGCACCCCGACGGGCGGGACCAGCGACACCCCCACACTCGACCAGTACGGACGGGACCTGACCGAAGAGGCGAAGGCCGGGAAACTCGACCCCGTGGTCGGCCGGGCCGAGGAGATCGAGCAGACCGTGGAGGTCCTCTCCCGGCGCTCCAAGAACAACCCCGTGCTGATCGGCGAGCCCGGCGTCGGCAAGACCGCGATCGTGGAGGGGATCGCCCAGCGCATCGTGGCCGGGGACGTCCCCCGCACCCTCAAGGACAAGCGGGTGATCGCCCTGGACCTCTCCGGCCTGGTGGCGGGCTCCCAGTACCGCGGCCAGTTCGAGGAACGGCTCAAGAACGTCATCGAGGAGGTCAGCGCCGCCGCGGACTCGATGATCCTGTTCATCGACGAGCTGCACACCGTGGTCGGCGCCGGGGCGTCCGGCGAGGGCGCGATGGACGCGGGCAACATGCTCAAACCCGCTCTGGCCCGCGGCGAGCTGCATGTCGTCGGCGCGACGACCATCGACGAGTACCGCAAGCACATCGAGAAGGACGCCGCCCTTGAGCGCCGCTTCCAGCCCGTCATGGTGCCCGAGCCGACGGTCGAGGAGACCATCCAGATCCTGGAGGGCCTTCGGGACTCCTACGAGGCCCACCACCAGGTCCGCTTCGCCGACGAAGCCCTGGTGGCGGCGGCCGAGCTGTCCGACCGCTACATCAGCGACCGATTCCTGCCGGACAAGGCCATCGACCTCATGGACCAGGCGGGCGCCAGGGTACGGCTGCGCTCGCTCGGCCGGTCCACCGAAGTCGTCTCCCGAGAGGACCGGCTCGCCAAGCTGAAACGGGAGAAGGACGAGGCGGTCGCGTCCGAGGACTTCGAGAAGGCCTCCGGGCTGAAGACGCAGGTCGCGGAGACCGAGGCCGAACTCGCGGGCATCGAGGAACGCCGTGAGGGCGTCATGGACGTCACCACCGCGGACATCGCCGATGTCGTCTCCCGCCGCACCGGCATCCCGGTCACGCAGCTCACCGCCAGCGAGAAGGAGAAGCTCCTCAAGCTGGAGGACGCACTGCACTCCCGGGTGGTCGGCCAGGACGAGGCGGTCACCGCGATCGCCCAGGCGGTGCGCCGCAACCGGGCCGGAATGGGCGACCCCGACCGTCCCGTCGGCTCCTTCCTCTTCCTCGGTCCCACCGGTGTGGGCAAGACCGAACTCGCCAAGGCACTGGCCGAGTTGCTCTTCGGCGATGAGCACCGCATGGTCCGCTTCGACATGAGCGAGTTCCAGGAGAAGCACACCGTCTCGCGGCTCGTCGGCGCACCCCCCGGATACGTGGGCCACGAGGAGGCCGGCCAGCTGACGGAGAAGGTACGCCGCCAGCCGTACAGCGTGCTCCTGTTCGACGAGGTGGAGAAGGCCCACCCGGACGTCTTCAACACGCTGCTGCAAGTCCTCGACGACGGACGCCTGACCGACGCGCAGGGGCGGACGGTAGACTTCCGTCACACCGTCGTCATCATGACGTCCAACATCGGGGCCCAGCGCATCCTCGCCCACAAGGGCGATGTCTCCGAGATCCGTGACGACCTCATGGGCGACCTGCGGGGCCACTTCCCGCCGGAGTTCCTCAACCGTGTCGACGAGACGATCATCTTCCACGGCCTCGACAAGGACGACCTCGGCCTCATCGTCGACCTGATGCTGGACGGCAGCAAACGCCGCGTACGGGCCCAGGGAATGGAACTGGAGATCACGGAGGCCGCGAAGAAGCTCCTCGTCGCACACGGCCACCAGCCGGAGTTCGGGGCCCGCCCGCT